In a single window of the Bradyrhizobium erythrophlei genome:
- a CDS encoding integrase core domain-containing protein — translation MVADLFRSRAALEAEIWTLRQQINVLRRTAPKKQTFSSIDRWIFVCLYRLLPGVRDALAIVKPVTVVKWHRAGFRLYWRWKSKARGGRPAVPLQIRKLIREMSIANPLWGAPRIHGELLKLGIEIGQTSVAKYMVRRRHPPSQGWRTFIRNHADGIAAMDLFVVPTISFRLLYGLLIMGHGRRHILWFGVTAHPTPEWIANQVTEACGWEQAPRYLIRDRDGAYGEVFIRRLQSMGIRDRPTSPRSPWQNGYAERLIGSIRRECLDHVVVLSERHLRHLLLSYMKYYNEMRTHLSMEKDTPVPRAVERAGHINCRPVLGGLHHQYVRI, via the coding sequence ATGGTCGCAGATCTGTTTCGGTCGCGGGCAGCGCTCGAGGCTGAAATTTGGACATTGCGGCAGCAGATAAACGTTCTGCGGCGAACCGCTCCTAAGAAACAAACCTTCAGCTCGATCGACCGATGGATTTTTGTTTGCCTCTATCGGCTTCTCCCTGGCGTTCGCGATGCGCTGGCGATTGTTAAGCCGGTGACCGTAGTCAAATGGCATCGCGCTGGCTTCCGCTTATACTGGCGATGGAAATCGAAAGCGCGGGGTGGCAGGCCAGCAGTTCCGCTGCAGATACGCAAGCTTATCCGCGAGATGAGCATTGCCAATCCGCTGTGGGGAGCGCCTCGGATCCATGGTGAGTTGCTCAAGCTCGGCATCGAGATCGGCCAGACCAGCGTCGCCAAATACATGGTCAGGCGAAGACACCCGCCGTCCCAAGGGTGGAGAACCTTTATCCGCAATCACGCTGATGGGATCGCTGCGATGGATCTGTTCGTCGTGCCGACAATCTCGTTTCGCCTGCTCTATGGATTGCTGATCATGGGGCACGGTCGGCGACATATTCTGTGGTTTGGCGTCACAGCGCATCCAACCCCAGAATGGATCGCAAACCAGGTCACGGAAGCATGCGGGTGGGAACAGGCTCCCCGCTATCTCATCCGTGACCGGGACGGGGCCTATGGTGAGGTCTTTATCCGCAGACTCCAATCAATGGGCATCCGCGACCGGCCGACGTCGCCGCGCTCCCCTTGGCAAAATGGATACGCTGAACGGCTGATCGGTTCGATCCGCAGGGAATGCCTTGACCACGTTGTTGTGCTCAGCGAGCGCCACCTCCGTCACCTACTGCTGTCGTACATGAAATATTATAACGAGATGCGAACGCATCTATCCATGGAGAAGGATACGCCAGTACCGCGCGCTGTTGAGAGGGCAGGGCACATCAATTGTCGACCTGTACTGGGCGGGCTGCATCATCAATATGTCCGGATTTGA